AGGCGTGGTGATGGCTTCTCGCGGGCGGAGACCTGAGCTCCAAGGGCCCCCGGAGCTGGTGAGGGCTGTGACCACCCCCGCCCCTCTCTTTTCTCTTAGGGCGTCCGCGTCTTGATATCTTACCCGACTCCCCCCAATTTTTTTCTCGTTCTTACAGTATTACGACAAGAATGAAGCCCGGAAATACGTGCGCAAGTAAGGGAAGCCTGGATGTTGCCGGGTGTCGGGGGTCGGGAACCGGCAAGTTGCCCTGAATGCAGAGGTGCTTGGAAAGCACGCAGAATTTGGGGGTGGCGGAAGGAAGAGACTTGAACTGATCCGTTGTTGACACCATCAAAGTCAACTCTTGAGTAAACCTCCTAATTCTCTGGTAATCTGAGACCTCCGGTCTCGGTAATCTTAGTATCAGAATGGGAGTGATCATACCTGCTTTGTTTAAGGTGACAGCTTATTTTAAGCGTGTGAAGAATTAGGTAGGACGGAGTGGTTATTTGTAAACCATCAGTGCTGTTTGTAGGTGGGGGAGAGAAATAATATCCGTAGAATGTTTATTGTATGTCCCAGTTTACAGTGTCTCAGTAAATCTCGGGGCTGCTGTTGGTAGAGTATCTGAATTTAAGAGAGGGTAGTTTTATGTGTAATTAATGAAGCCAGTTAACAGGTGAGGGCCAGGGCAAGTACTTCCAAACCTAGTCTTTTCCAATACAATATTCTAAAAAAGTTCTGCAGATACTAAttatctgttttgtcttttttgttccaATTAGAGTACTAGGGTCAGCAAAAATTTATGGCCAGTCGTCATTATTTTGCAAAGAGAAAGTTTTTTCCAATTGCAGAGCCCTGTGTTCGGCATTTTGGAAACTTGTTATGTGTGACTTTCTCTGTATCTTGGGAAAGCCAGATACAGTCTAGACTTTAATATGGTAACCAGTAGCCATCAGCCATCTCTTGAAACATATTtaatctaaagaaaatgaaatatttattaattgtttTTTTATGTTACATGTTAAAATGATGTTTTGAGCATACTGGATTAAATAAAGTATAATATTGAGTATATTGGGTTAGGTTAAGGATTACTGCAGTTAACTTTAtgtatttagtttctttttaaatgggGCCTCAAGAATGTCCTGAGTGGCTTGTTATGTTTCTCATGGAGAGCActgttataatttttattgtgCATTGTTGACCCTTCTACATGGGAGTAGCTACAGTGGATAATTCTTCTAGAAAATACGTTTTTAAGTAAGAGGATGTCAGAGCTTGGTAGAGTTGAAAATACCAAATGGTGGGTTATGGGGTAAATGATTTGTTCCCTTCATAATAGCCCTGCCGCTGGTACAGTTTAATCTGTGTCTCAGCAGAATAACACATATTACATGGTCTTTGGGGGTCACTTTTAAATAGTCATAGTCCAGTTTATTGGCTGGGAAAGAGTACCTCAGGATGATTGTTTCCTTTGACTTTTCTTGGTCTGGGTAAGGTTTTAGCCCAGAACCTCTTTACCACATTCTTGTGTTTTTTTAGCTCACGGATGATTGATGTCCAAATCAAGATGACTGGACGGGCATTGGAGCTTCTTTGTGTGCCCGAGGATAAGCCCTGTTACGTGTTGGATATTGGGTGAGATCCTGGGGCCCAGTTCAGACAGTCCAGGTGAGGGGATGTCCTTGCTTCTCACACTGCTGAGTCTCTGATTGTCTTCCAGCTGTGGTACTGGCCTGAGCGGTGATTACCTCTCAGATGAGGGGCACTACTGGGTGGGCATTGACATCAGCCCCGCCATGCTGGGTAAGTATGCCCTGTTTAGCACTGGGGTGGACACCGTTCCATGGGTTTGGAGTGGTGATGCAGAGTGTCCTGATTCCTCACCCACTCTTTTCCAATGTAGATGAGGCCTTGGACCGTGAAACGCAAGGAGATGTGATTCTGGGGGACATGGGTCAGGGCATCCCCTTCAAACCGGGCACCTTTGATGCTTGTATCAGGTAAGGGTCTTCATTTCCTGCTTTTAGTCCTGCAGGTCAGTGCTTCCCAAAGCAGAGTTGTTCAGAATACATAAATATACGTATTCCCCAGGATTTTCAGGTCTGTTAGATCAGAGCAAGGCCCCCCAGATGCATCTTTTTTGTGTTACAGAACTACTTCTGTGCTTAACTTGGCCTGCCAGGTTTAGGTACCCTGGTGTACAGATTTCTCTGCTTTGTGTGTGTGACAAGGTGAGGGCTTCTAAACCCTCTGGGAGCCATCTTGTGGGTCTCACCAGCCATCTTGTGGGCCCCAGCAGCCATCTTGTTGACTTCTTttcaaggagttttatagtgGAGAGTGGTCCTCAGGCTTCAGTCTTTTCAGTGGCTTAGGAGTCTTTTCTGAGGAGTCAGGGTCAGGCTTTGAAGGTGTTGTACGTAGTACTTCGATAACATATTTTAGAACATCGGGCCCACAAGATGGTGCTGGGACCCACGAGATAGCTCCCAGAGGCTCAGAAGCCCCCACCCTGCTACACACACAAagcagagaaatctgtatacCCTGGTGCCTGAACCTGGCAGGACAAGTTAGTCATAGGAGTAGTTGTGTAACACAAAAGAGAGGCATTTGGGGGCCTTGTTCTCATTACTGTTAGAAACATGAAGTTGCTCTTGTCTTCTGTGGTAAGCTCTGTGGAGTATTTGGTTTAGTGTTTTGTTGCTGGGGTGGAAGTAGGGGCTAGGAGAGGATGTCAAAGCTGAATCATTATCTGGGAGAGCGAAGACCTCCTATGATAATAGATTGAGCTGTAGGGATACACAGTAAGAATCTGGATGAGGAGTACAAATCtgcatttaaatgttttttttaaggtAAGTGATTAACATATATGTGGAAACAAGATTGGAGGAGAAAAAACGTTTCAAAGATAGTGACTGTGTTTTAGTAATGATCAGATGAGATGTTCTAAGCTGCAGAGAGTCAAAGAGCATGCAGCAATATGATCTTGGGTGTTTCAGTAGTAAGCAgtcatttttagtttgtttttaaaaggagaaggTGGTTTGGCCAGCATTTTTGTCTCAGCATTTGTTATGTGTAAGAAATTGTATGACGTGCTATGGGGTTTATGGAAATAAAAGTCTCTGTCTTTAAGACTCTCCATAGTTTTTTCGGTGCTATAAGATGTGGAccgggggatttccctggtagtccagtggtttagactctgcACTTGCATTGCAGGGGTTGCAGGTTAGGTCCATggtcgggaagctaagatcccacatgatgtgcggtgtggccaaaaaatgaaaGATGTATAACAGGTTATTAAACGTGACCCCCAGGGTGAGGTGTACGCTAGGAAGTCTGGGGACTCACCACAGTTATGAAGAGAAATAAGAGCACAGAGAAACTTTGAGCAGGAGGGGCCGGGGCTGGGCCTTGAAGGCTGGAAGGGCTTTGGAGAGCCAAGGGAGAGGGTTTCAGAGTGAAGAAGTAGTGTGAACACAGGCATAGAAGTGGGTGGGGAAAAGGCATCTCATTGATGTAGCGATGAATGAGAAATTCCCTGGAAGCTGAGATCATGTGGGTTTGGTTCCTAGAAAGCTTTTTACTCTATCCTAAGAAGTTGGGTCTTTATTCAGTAGCTGTTGATGGGGCACTGGTGAGTGATGAGACTTGGTCTGTGTTGTTGGAATATTACTTAAAGGAGAAGATGCAAAAGAAAAGTTAGGTTGTTGAAACAATCGAAGTGATACTAAACGCTGACCCAGGAGAGTGGTGGAAGGAAGTAAAAGCTGGGAGAGGCAGTTGGGCACACCAACTGGCTTTGGGgttctgtgttgtgtgtgtggtcagCAGTGAGGAGGGGAATACCGGAAAAGAGGGCATATTAGTTGCTtgaagttttacttttttaaatatttatttgcggcgttgggtcttagttgcagcatgcaggatattTACCTGTGactcgcaggcttagttgccccgtggcatatgGACTCTTAGttcctggaacagggattgaacccacttcccctgcactggcaggcggaatcttaaccactggacctccagggaagtccctgcttgaGGTTTTAAATCTGGGGATTCTGGAGACCCCTAGCAGGTACAGTTGAAGGAAATGATTTAGGAGGAGAGTGAATGGCTTTGTGGAAGCTGGAAACATATTTCTGTTGAATGGAGGAACGGTATGAAGGCATAGGTGGCAGGGAGAGCCTTGACCTGCTGAGTGATGCTGAACCAAACTTGAGATGGTGTGAGAAAGAAGGTTGAGGATGAGTTTCCTCGGACTGGAGGCAAGGAAACCTTTCATGCTCCCCTTCTGGAGACCCTGTTTGGTCCAGTGTTGTAAGATAATGACCCGAGGTGAACCTGCATGTGCCGACAGAGTTGTGGGCAGGAGGGTTTCACCTGGAGATGGAGGGGTGTGGCATCGGTCGCGAAGAGGCAGGGGTGGGCCGTGTGTGTGGCTCCCTTTCCTGACTCGGTCTCCTCCTCTTGCAGCATTTCTGCAGTGCAGTGGCTCTGTAATGCTAACAAGAAGTCTGATATCCCGGCCAAGCGCCTGTActgcttcttctcttctctttactCTGTTCTGGTGAGTTACGAGATCTCCTCCCCGTCCCTCCCTCGTCCTACAGGTAGCGTGATGAGGCAGAGGCGCCCCATGGGAAGGACACTGAGAATGGCAGGACCTTTCTGTGGCTGCTTCTGTCCACGTGGGCAGCCttaaaagaagaagggggtggggtggggagccgACACGccagtgaaaaatgcaaagacaCTGATGACCGAATCTGAGACTGATCACAACTGCTGTGTCTATGCTGCTGAATTTTAATCCCACGTTGGCTTGGGGGCCTGGACTCCCCAGATCGAGTCCAGGGATGGCATACCGAGGCCACACACAACACCTTCCAGAGCTCACATCCTCCAgctcccaccttccttccccctcccaccAGTGCTCAGAGAGGAAAGCAGGGTGGTTATTTACTAGTGAGAGAGCCTCTTATTAGCTTTATCTTATCTTTAGAAATGATGGCATTGATTTCCATTGTTTACTAGGATTAGATGAGAGTGAGATTCTAAGTCCTAAaaatctgtcttttattttttggatccaagtgtttcttttcttttatcaaaaatttggctgtgctgggtctcagttgcagcactcaAGATCTTCGggcttagttgcatcatgtgggatcttccagaccaggggtggaagctgggccctctgcattgggagcacagagtcttagtccCTGGACCGCTGGGGAGGTCCCagatccaggtgtttcttggtgCCCTTAAGTTGCCTCCCCTCACCCCTGACTTTTGTAGAATGGGTCTGGCAGATAGCTTACTAGTCTTGTGCATTATATAGTCTTTCTCTGCTCAGACTCTGGGGTTAATCCTGAAGTTCTGAGGACGTCGGTGTTCACTTTTCCCTCTGCTGAAAGGCTCTCCCCTCAGACATTTCCGTGGCCACCTCCATCCTGTAGTCAGGTCTCGGCTCCAGTGTCCCTTAGAGAGAGGCCTGCCTTGAAAACCAAAAGTAAGCTGGGTAGTTTCTGTCACTTGCCATCCCTTGTtctaagttatttttctttttggcactTAATCTGCTGTGAATTAGCTGCCTTGCCCACTGAAGTGTGAGCTGCGGACACTGGGGACTGGCTCTTTGGTTCATGGCTCTTTCCCACCCCTCAAGGACCGTGTGCCTTGCACACAGTGGAAATTCAACACATATTTTgtgaagaagaaaagggaagcacCTGGGTCTGGACCCCACGGATTATTTGAGAGACCGCCGTGTTTCTTTTGCAGGTGCGTGGAGGCAGAGCTGTCCTGCAGCTGTACCCCGAGAATTCAGAGCAGGTAAGCGCCTGGGCTAGCGGGGGTGCATGCAAGTCGGGGGAGCCCAGAAAAGGTCACCTGTCTTGCTTCTCACTCTCCTGTCCTCCTGCTGTTGGGAAGTGACAGGACAAGCCACCTTAGGCTGCTTGGTGGGAAGGGAGGAGCTGAGAGTGGTCCTCCTCGCTGGTGCATTTTGTGGCCTAAGTGCTAAGGAGGGAGGGGTACCTGGGGCAGGTGGGGGATAGGGTGTTTGTCTTCTCTTGACAGACAGACCCTCTGGTATTACTGATTTCCATAACGGAAGAAATAAatgggggtggaggagaggatGTTAACAGTTGTGTGCTGTGAAGTGTGATGCATGAGCAGAGAGGGGGTCGGAGGTACCAACTCCGATGGACAAGTACCGAGCTGTCCCTGACCAGTAACACGAATGAGTCTGGCTCTCAGCTGGTGGTCATTCATTTCCCAAGATTTAAGTGGGGAGGTGGGTCCCTGGATAGAAAGTGAGAAAAACGGAGGTGGGGGGTGGCAGTTGGTGGTGCTGTGATCCCCGAGGGAGGTGTCTGCCATGGCTGGCTCCAGCCTGCACATTCCCTGCATGTTTTTTGGGGACTCAGAGTTGGGAACAGTCAATAAAGAAGACCTTTAGGTCTCCCAGGCGAGGTCCATCCTGGGACCAGATGAGGGCCCGGAGGGTGGGCAGGAAGCCGCCGTTAGCCAGCTGCCCTGCCTGACTCCCTGCCGTTCTCTCCTCAGTTGGAGCTGATCACCAcccaggccaccagggccggCTTCACTGGTGGTGTGGTGGTGGACTACCCCAACAGCGCCAAAGCCAAGAAGTGAGTGCCGAGGGGCAGGGTCTGCCCGTGCAGCAGGGGAGAGGGTGGCGGGTTGGCCCTCACAGGCCAGTGGCGCGTGGGCCAGACAGTGCTGGGTTGGGCCTCTGGGGCCCAGGTGTGTCTGCATCTGTTTGTGGCGGGGTAGGGTGAGGGTTTCACTTGTCCAAGGCTTTCTGAGCCCAGCCCTCACTCTTCGTTTTCTCATTTCAGGTTCTACCTGTGTTTGTTTTCTGGACCTTCAGCCTCTCTACCGGAGGTGAGGGCCCTTGAGTTTGTAGGCCCAtgtgtctggggctcccttcctGTGGGGCTGGGCCGTGGACCTGCTGGAAAGACTCAGAGGCCTGCGTGCTAGGCCTTCTGAGTGGGGCAGGGAGGTTGAGAGATCTCCAGGTCACCAGAAAGCGCCTTGGTCTCTGCAGGGCCTGAGCGAAGATACTGAGGAGGAGAAGCCCGCCGAGTCCACGTTCACGGCTGGGAGGTGAGAGGCTCTCAGTCAGCGCTGACTCAGGGCAGATGGTCGCCGTCCCCAGGTTCCGGCAGCAACtcttggtgtctctgcttttgctaaGTCTCTCAGGGTCTGATGTGGCAGTGacagcaggtggagaagggactGGGGAGCCCTTTGGGATGGCGTTTGCACCTGCCTCGGCTGAGAGAGTCGAGCCCTGCTGGACGTCCGTGGGCAGCAGGTGGCCCCCTCCTCCTCAGGCTGCCTCTGTGCCCTGGATCCCAGGCCCCCTCCCTGTGGCTCCTGCAGCTCCCGGTCCCCCTGCACCCTCATCTTTACCCACTCGAGTCATGGCTCTCAGCACGGCAGTGCTGCGCAGTCTATCCCGACTTTGAAAAAGATCCTCCCTGTCTCCGAAACGGCTCCTGACTGCCACTGCGTATCCACGCCTGCTTATTGGCTCCTGCTCCGGCAGAACTTCTCGCACCGGCCCCCTGCCTTTCTCAGTCCTCTCCTGGCTCAGGCTTGTCTCATCACAAATTGCTGTTGCCGCCACAAGGCTGTCTTAGCAAACCCATGagccttttttccttctccatcttcattGTAACTTGCTTGGTAAGTAGGAGCTAAGGCAGCCAATTGCTCCCTTAACGCTTTCTTCACTTGGCTTCCTACCTACCTCTCTGGCTGGTCCTTCTCCGTTCACTCTGCAGCTCCGCCTGGACCCCCTTTCTCTCTGTGCTGCTGCCTTAAACACCAGCTCCAGGTTGAGAACATCCAGGCGTATAGCACTGGGCTCAATCCCACCTCTGATTTCCAAACCACCTCCCCTCCTGAGTGTCCAGACCTGGACTTCCCGCAGGTCTCCAGAGCAAAACAGAGCCCTCGGTTTCACCCCCAAActtccttcctccatccttccTGTTGTCTACCCTTCCCGTCTCCCTTGCATCTCACATCCAGTCAATCCACCCCTTTCCCCCATACCTATGTTGTCTCCATCCCCACTGCCCAGGTTTCTGAAAGCTGCTTCGCTGGTCTCCCTGCTTCGGACTTTGCGTCTGAATTCCCTGGCCATGCAGCCAGACAGAtccttctcttttgctttttaaaagtgtACATTTAAAAGTGTGCAATTTTCCTGTTCAGTATCTTCAGTTGAGTTCTCCTTAGTTTTATATCCCTAACACTGTTCACAGCTTGCTCTGAATCAGAAATACTTGTTTACATGACATTATTTCTACCCCCAACTACAATGAAAACTTGGTGGGGACTTGTATACCTGACACCAGAAGAATGTGTTGTTAGCGAAAGGTGTGCAGTATTTGTTGAAGGAGCAAATGATTATAAGAGAGTAAAGGAGGAggttatttattcattctgaTTAGAGTGAAAGGTCTTCAGACTTTAAGAGATTGAAGaggaaaaatgggcagagaaaggATGAGTTAAGAAAGCCCAGGGATGGTGAAGAATCATGAGTCCAGTCCTCGTGTCTGCCACGCATTGATGCCTCCTGACCCCCTGGCCCTTCAGGCTCATCTCCCTTAGTTTCCTCAGCCCATTCCCCATGGGGACTTGGGGGATACTCTCCTTGCTGTTTCTCCTCCAAGGTGCCCAGCACTTGCTCCCAACAAGCGGTCCCATCTCCTGCTTCACAGGGAAATTCAAGTGGTTTAACTCCCTCTGTCCACCTTAGGCTCCCTCTTGTCCTCACAGCGGTGTCTACAGACAACATGTCCTAGCTGTAAACTTAGGTAAGTTGTGGGGCCTCAGCAGCCAATTCTCATCTCTTATTTAAAAGTCTGGTGAGGGGGACTGTGCCCCCTGCTCAGGCAGCGTGTTGAGGAGTCGAGGGCATGTCTGTGCAGGACTCAGCGCGGTGCCTGGCTCGGACCCTGTCTCCCTACAGACTCTTCCTCTTGAAATCCTCCAATTTGGGAAGGGTCGGGAGAAGGCTGTGGGCTGATAGGGCTTTGCTCCTGGTGCTGTCACGTCGGTCTGATCACATTTGAGCCTCTTAGAAATATTgttttggccaaaaagttcattgaggtttttccataacatcttgcagaagtgaaaattttggccaatccaataaatagataaattaagaaaAGGTATTCTAAACCTTTACCAAACTCGTTTCTAATTTCTTCCCCCAACCCCATCAACTTTGCTTGACCAATGTATCCCTCACCCCTCGCCACCCAGCCTCCACCCTGCCGCTCGTCGTCACCTGGGCTCCGTAGGCGCCGTGCTCTCTGGCATTTGCACTGTGGACGCCCCTCACCTCTCCTGTGGTCCTCACCGCTCTCTGTCTTTGCTGCTCCTGCGTCTCTCCTGATGACTTTCCCATCCCCCCTCCTGCAGCTCACATCTTGCCCCTGTCACTGTGCTACCCCAGAGCTTGTCCTTCCTTACGGACTCCTGGGGTTTAGTCCTGCCTCTTTAGCTGCCTCCTGCTTTGCATCTAATACACTGGACTCCTGCCCCCTCATTGTGAGCCTGTTAACTTCTGTGAACTGCTGTCTCTACACCCTGAAGTCTAGAATCTGTCGTTCCTTTGGTCGAAGGCCTTGCTGCTTCTGGTGTTGACAGCTCCATGAACTGGTTCAGACAAGTGGGAATCTGagttggggtgttttttttttaatctgacttTTATTACTGAGAACAGATGAGACGTAGCAGCAGGAAGGATGTGTCACGCAGTCTGGCTTGGAGTAGACTTCCGAGGATGACTCGATCCTCAGCAGACGCTCAGATTCTCCCTGGGACCCTCCCCTTCTTAGAGCCATGACTCCAGGCACTGAGACTTCCACTCCCTAACCTTCCCCTTCAGTCAGCTCAGAGCCTCGCTTTCCCGCTTTCCCGTATTGCTTCCTGTCTGGAC
This window of the Capricornis sumatraensis isolate serow.1 chromosome 3, serow.2, whole genome shotgun sequence genome carries:
- the BUD23 gene encoding 18S rRNA (guanine-N(7))-methyltransferase; the encoded protein is MASRGRRPELQGPPELYYDKNEARKYVRNSRMIDVQIKMTGRALELLCVPEDKPCYVLDIGCGTGLSGDYLSDEGHYWVGIDISPAMLDEALDRETQGDVILGDMGQGIPFKPGTFDACISISAVQWLCNANKKSDIPAKRLYCFFSSLYSVLVRGGRAVLQLYPENSEQLELITTQATRAGFTGGVVVDYPNSAKAKKFYLCLFSGPSASLPEGLSEDTEEEKPAESTFTAGRIPYRIARRGVVRKSREWVLEKKARRRRQGKEVRPDTQYTGRKRKPRF